The genomic window ATTAAAAATCCAAAAATTGGAGTATGTGGTTTAAATCCTCATGCAGGTGAAAATGGTGTTCTTGGTAAAGAAGAAAATGAGATTTTAAAACCAGTAATTGAAAAAATAAAAAAAGAAGTGATAAATATAGAAGGTCCATTTCCAGCAGATACAATTTTCAGAAAAAAATTTGACTTAATAATTGCAATTTATCACGACCAGGCACTTATTCCACTCAAGACATTTTATTTTGAAAAACTTATAAATTTTACTGCCGGTATAAAACTTTTAAGAACAAGTCCTGGACATGGAACTGCTTTTGATATTGCTTATAAGAATAAAGGAAATCCAGAAAGTTTTATCAGTGCATATAAATTTGTTATAAAATGCTTTGAATAAAATGAAATTTTTAATTTTAAAAGAAATAAGAAAACTGATAGAAACAGGAAAAATAGATATAAAAAAAAATCTTGGACAGCACTTTTTAATTGACAGAAATGCAAGGGATAAATTACTTTCTTTTGCAAATCTGAACAAAAGGGATACTGTTGTTGAAATTGGTCCTGGACTTGGTTCTTTGACTGAAGGTATAATTGAGAATGTAAAGGAATATTATGGTTTTGAAATAGATGATGACTTTTGTAAATTCCTTGAAGAAAATTTTTCTGAATATAAAAATTTCCATTTAATTAAAAATGACTTTTTAAAATCAGACGAAAATTTCTGGAATTCATTTAAAGGAAAGATTAAAGTTATAGGAAATACCCCATATTATTTAAGTTCTCCAATAGTTTTTCATATACTTAAATTTTACAGAAAAATAAAACTTGCTCTGTTAACCGTCCAGAAAGAAGTAGGTGAAAGATTTGTTGGTAAACCAGGAAGTAAACAGTACTGCCCAATTTCTGTATTACTTTACTTTTATACTGATACAAAAATATGCTACTTTTTGAATAAAAATGTTTTTTATCCAAGACCCAAAGTAGAATCAGTTGTTGTTAAAATTGTGCCATTAAAAAAACCGAGAATAAAAATAGAAAATGAAAAAAAATTTTATGAATTTCTTCCTTTAATTTTCAGTTATAGAAGAAAAAAACTTACAAATGTAGTTAAAAGAGTTTTTAAAATTGAAAAAGATGTGCTTGTAAAAGAACTTTCAAATTATGAAATTTTACCACAGAAAAGGGTTGAACAACTCACTCCTGAAGAAATCTTTCAACTTTTTAATATTATAAAATCTATAAAAAATTCACCGGATAAAAATTTGGTTTAAAATATAAAAAGGAGTATAATAAATTAGTCAGTTGAAAAAACATGTCAGAAAAAAACTTGTCAAAGAAATAATT from bacterium includes these protein-coding regions:
- the rsmA gene encoding 16S rRNA (adenine(1518)-N(6)/adenine(1519)-N(6))-dimethyltransferase RsmA; this encodes MKFLILKEIRKLIETGKIDIKKNLGQHFLIDRNARDKLLSFANLNKRDTVVEIGPGLGSLTEGIIENVKEYYGFEIDDDFCKFLEENFSEYKNFHLIKNDFLKSDENFWNSFKGKIKVIGNTPYYLSSPIVFHILKFYRKIKLALLTVQKEVGERFVGKPGSKQYCPISVLLYFYTDTKICYFLNKNVFYPRPKVESVVVKIVPLKKPRIKIENEKKFYEFLPLIFSYRRKKLTNVVKRVFKIEKDVLVKELSNYEILPQKRVEQLTPEEIFQLFNIIKSIKNSPDKNLV